The Caulobacter sp. FWC2 region CCAGGTTGATCTGGATGATGCGGTCGAAGGCGTCGAGCGGGAAGTGCTTGGTCTCGCCGGTGGCCTTGTCGCGGCCGGCGGTCTTGGCCGCGTTGCCGGTGCCGGCGCAGTTCACCAGGATCCGCTCCTGGCCGTGGGCGGCGCGGGCCTTCTCGAAGCCGGCGTCGACATCGGCGTCGGACGTGACATTGACCTTGCAGAACACGCCGCCGATGTCCTTGGCGACGGCTTCGCCGGTGGCTTCGTTCATGTCGAAGATGGCGACCTTGACGCCTTGGGCGGCCAGGGCGCGGGCGGTGGCCTCGCCGAGGCCCGAAGCGCCCCCGGTGACGACGGCGGCGACGGTGTTGTCGAGTTTCATGGACGTTTCCCTCAGCTTTGCGTTTAGGATCGCTGTTGAGCAAGGGTTTAAACCGATGAGCCGCGACGCCAAACCGTCCCCCGACGTAAACGTCAACGAAGTCCTGGATCCGGCCAAGGCGCTGGTTCCCGCCACGGTGCAATTGAACGAGGAGCGGGTCGAGAAGGGTTTCCTGCCCAAGATCCGCCGGATGGCGACCAAGGTGCCGTTCGCCGCCGACGCCCTGTCGGTCTGGTGGGCTGTCCGCGATCCGGAAACGCCGACGGCGGCCAAGGGTATGATGCTGGCGGCGCTGGCCTATTTCGTACTGCCGACCGACGCCATTCCCGACATCCTGCCCGTCATCGGCTTCACCGACGACGCGGCCGTGATCGCGGGCCTGATCGCCATCCTCGGCAAGACGCTGAAGCCGCGCCACAAGGAGGCCGCCCAGGCCTTCCTGCAGCGCCTGTCCGACGACGCCTGAGCCCGGAATTCGCCATGCCCATACTGCCTGCCCTGATGCTCGCCGCCGCCCTGGCCCAGAGCGCGGCCCCGCCGACCGCCGACGCCGAGGACAAGGCCGTTCTGGCCACGGCCCAGGCCTTCTTCGACGGCATGGAAAAGGCCAACCCCGACGCCCTGCGCGCCCTCGTGCTGCCTAACGCCCAATTCCTGTCCGTGCGCGAGCAGGCCGACGGGAGCGTCAAGCTGAACCGCGTCACTTTCGAGGACAGCTTCGGCAAGTCCATGACCCCCGGCGTCAAGGAATGGATGTGGTCGCCGGTGATTATCCGCCGCGGCGCCCTGGCCACCGTCACCGCCCCGTACGAGGTCAGCAAGGACGGCAAGACCCTGCACTGCGGGATCGACATCTTCACCCTGGTCAAACAGACCGATGGGGCCAAGGGCGACGGCGCCTGGAAGATCGCTAGCGTCAGCTGGACGGCGGAACCCGGCGCCTGCCCGGAACTGCGGAAGCTCTAACCCACCCGAAACCGCAGCAACGAGCCGTTCCAAAGGTCGTCGTCGCGGTCCTCCTCGACGAGGTCACGGACGCCGGGATAGCTCGCCGCCGCCTGCCGCCAGAAGGCCAGGGCGCCGACGTTGCGACGAACCACCGCCGCCTCCCAGAGGCCCCAGGCGGTGCCGAACAGCGCGTGGGCGGCGGCCAGGCCCACGCCGCGTCGGCGGTGCTTGCGAACGACAAAGAACTCGGCCACCGCGCGGTCGATCGGAGTCGCCGAGTGGGCGACGTCGTTGACCAGGGCGAAGCCGACCGGCAGGCCCTTGATCCGGAACAGCCAGGCCTGGCGCGTCGGGTCGGTCCAGTAGGTTTCCAGACCGGGATAGTCGGAATAGCGACCGTCCGGCTCCAGTTCGCCCTCGACCTCGCGGTCGAACCAGAGTTCCGAGAAGTCGTGGATGTAGAGCTGCATGAGGTTGGCGACGATCGACGCCGCCTCGGGGCCGGCCTTGGAGACGACGAGATCCGCGCGGCTCACCGGGAGGTCTCGATGATCGCTGGCGGCCCGCCGTCCCGGACCTGCCCTATCGGCGTCATCACGATCGACATGGCGTTTCCTCCGTGTGCGACAGGTTGTCGCGGCCGAACTTCAGCCTAAGTTGGGAGGATGATCGAAGCCCTGCTCTCC contains the following coding sequences:
- a CDS encoding YkvA family protein gives rise to the protein MSRDAKPSPDVNVNEVLDPAKALVPATVQLNEERVEKGFLPKIRRMATKVPFAADALSVWWAVRDPETPTAAKGMMLAALAYFVLPTDAIPDILPVIGFTDDAAVIAGLIAILGKTLKPRHKEAAQAFLQRLSDDA
- a CDS encoding GNAT family N-acetyltransferase yields the protein MSRADLVVSKAGPEAASIVANLMQLYIHDFSELWFDREVEGELEPDGRYSDYPGLETYWTDPTRQAWLFRIKGLPVGFALVNDVAHSATPIDRAVAEFFVVRKHRRRGVGLAAAHALFGTAWGLWEAAVVRRNVGALAFWRQAAASYPGVRDLVEEDRDDDLWNGSLLRFRVG